In Littorina saxatilis isolate snail1 linkage group LG8, US_GU_Lsax_2.0, whole genome shotgun sequence, a single genomic region encodes these proteins:
- the LOC138974568 gene encoding mucin-2-like: MAVRVTLFASFLVIISCLIPCLKAANFRTTHFEDVGFHDHVYAAPFLFERNTRHLFRCGRQCSQNNACKVFAFYRVHGSSPYSCRGYDVELNDLLSFPREFVLQASTFERDTTASTTTTPGHTTATQMTTTTSRTTTPTTSTQTPQTTMPTTTNTTPTTLTTTSTTTTTTKTTTPTTSTTTPTTTTTKPTTTTTKPTTTTTTPTTTTSMPTITTTTPTTSTTMPTTTTTTPTTTTTTPTTSTTMPTTTTITPTTTTITPTTTTITPTTTTTMPKTTTTMPTTTNTTPTTTTIPSTTTTTMTKTTTTMPTTTTNQSTTTTTTPTTTTTMPTTTTIPSTATTTTPTTTTTIPTTTATTLTTTTTTTPSTTPITPTITTTTLTTTSTTPTTTTTMLTTTNTMPTTTTTIPTTTTPYPTTTTTIPTTTITMPTTTTTMPIKTTTTPTTTTTMPTTTTTTPTTTTTMPTTTIPTTTTTMPTTTTTMPTTTTTMPATTTTTPTTTTSMPTTTTTMPTTTTTMPTTTTTTPTTTTSMPTTTTTMPTTATTTPTTTTTTPTTTTTIPTTTTTTPTTTTTMPTTTTTTPTTMTTMPTTTTTTPTTTTSMPTTTTTMPTTATTTPTTTTTTPTTTTTMPTTTTTTPTKTTSMPTTTTSMPTTTTTTPTKTTTMLTTTIPTTTTTMPTTTSTMQNTTTTMPTTTSTMQNITTTMPTTTTTMPTTTTSMPTTTTTTPTTTTTMPTTTTTTPTTMTTMRTTTTTTPTTTTSMPTTTTTMPTTATTTPTTTNTTPTTTTTMPTTTTTTPTTTTSMPTTTTTMPTTATTTPTTTTIMPTTTTTTSKTTATIPTTTTTTPTTTTTTPTTTTTMPTSTTTMPTTATTTPTTTNTLPTTTTTMPTTTTTTPTTTTTLPTTTTTTSRTTTTIPTTTTTIPTTTTTMPTTTTTMPTSTTTMPTTSTTTPTTTTTMLTTATTMPTITTTMPTPTTTTPITTTTTPTTTTTTPTTTSSTPTTTTPTTTTTRTTTTSTPTTTTVTPTTSAIPTTTTTLTTTTMPTTSSTPPPTTTTTTTTPPTTTTSSTSTTATTTPVSTTTTATTFPPVTTTTTIQSEATTTTTTTPPP, encoded by the exons ATGGCAGTCAGGGTTACACTCTTCGCTTCGTTCCTTGTCATTATCTCTTGTCTCATTCCATGTCTCAAGGCTGCGAATTTTCGAACGACTCATTTCGAAGACGTGGGATTTCACGATCATGTCTACGCTGCCCCGTTTCTGTTCGAACGAAACACGCGCCACCTGTTCCGCTGTGGAAGGCAGTGCTCTCAGAACAACGCCTGCAAGGTCTTTGCTTTCTACAGGGTCCATGGTTCGAGTCCTTACTCCTGTCGTGGATATGATGTGGAGCTTAACGACTTGCTGTCGTTCCCGAGAGAGTTTGTTCTGCAGGCGTCGACGTTTGAACGAG ACACAACAGCAAGTACAACAACGACACCTGGACACACAACAGCGACTCAGATGACGACCACAACATCACGAACAACTACACCGACAACCTCGACACAAACACCTCAGACCACGATGCCAACAACCACAAATACCACGCCAACAACCTTAACCACCACGTCAACaaccacgacaacaacaaagaccacaacaccaacaacatcgACCACCACGCCAACAACAACGACCACCAAGCCAACAACAACGACCAccaaaccaacaacaacgaccACCACGCCAACAACAACGACCAGCATGCCAACAATAACGaccacaacaccaacaacatcgACCACCATGCCAACAACAACGACCACCAcgccaacaacaacgacaacaacaccaacaacatcgACCACCATGCCAACAACAACGACCATCACGCCAACAACAACGACCATCACGCCAACAACTACGACCATCACGCCAACAACAACGACCACCATGCCAAAAACAACGACCACCATGCCAACAACAACGAACACCACGCCAACAACAACGACCATCCCTTCAACAACAACGACCACCATGACAAAAACAACGACCACCATGCCAACAACAACgaccaaccaatcaacaacaacaaccaccactccaacaacaacaaccaccatgcCAACAACAACGACCATCCCTTCAACAGCAACGACCACCACGCCAACGACAACGACCACCATTCCAACAACAACGGCCACAActctaacaacaacaacgaccaccACGCCATCAACAACGCCCATAACtccaacaatcacgacaacaacactaacaacaacatCCACAACGCCAACTACAACGACCACCATGCtaacaactacaaacaccatgccaacaacaacaaccaccatacCAACAACAACGACCCCCTACCCAACAACAACGACCACAATACCAACAACAACGATCACCATGCCAACAACAACGACCACAATGCCAATAAAAACGACCACCACGCCAACAACAACGACTACCATGCCAACAACAACGACCACCACGCCAACAACGACGACCACCATGCCAACAACCACAATACCAACAACAACGACCACCATGCCAACAACTACGACCACAATGCCAACAACAACGACCACCATGCCAGCGACAACGACCACCACGCCAACAACCACGACCAGcatgccaacaacaacaaccactatgccaacaacaacgaccaccatgccaacaaccacaaccaccactCCAACAACAACGACCTCAATGCCAACAACCACGACCACCATGCCAACAACAGCGACCACCACGCCAACAACCACGACCACCACGCCAACAACAACGACCACCATTCCAACAACAACGACCACCACGCCAACAACAACGACCACCATGCCAACAACAACGACCACCACGCCAACAACAATGACCACCATgccaacaaccacaaccaccactCCAACAACAACGACCTCCATGCCAACAACCACGACCACCATGCCAACAACAGCGACCACCACACCAACAACCACGACCACCACGCCAACAACAACGACCACGATgccaacaaccacaaccaccactCCAACAAAAACGACCTCCATGCCAACAACCACGACCAGCATGCCAACAACAACGACCACCACGCCAACAAAAACGACCACCATGCTAACAACCACAATCCCAACAACAACGACCACCATGCCAACAACAACGAGCACAATGCAAAATACTACGACCACCATGCCAACAACAACGAGCACAATGCAAAATATTACGACCACcatgccaacaacaacaaccactatGCCAACAACAACGACCAGCATGCCAACAACAACGACCACCACGCCAACAACAACGACCACCATGCCAACAACAACGACCACCACGCCAACAACAATGACCACCATGcgaacaaccacaaccaccactCCAACAACAACGACCTCCATGCCAACAACCACGACCACCATGCCAACAACAGCGACCACCACACCAACAACCACGAACACCACGCCAACAACAACGACCACCATgccaacaaccacaaccaccactCCAACAACAACGACCTCAATGCCAACAACCACGACCACCATGCCAACAACAGCGACCACCACGCCAACAACCACGACCATCATGCCAACAACAACGACCACCACGTCAAAAACCACGGCCACAATACCAACAACAACGACCACGACTCCAACAACCACGACCACCACGCCAACAACAACGACCACTATGCCAACAAGCACGACCACCATGCCAACAACAGCGACCACCACGCCAACAACCACGAACACCTTGCCAACAACCACGACCACCATGCCAACAACAACGACCACCACTCCAACAACCACGACCACGTTACCAACAACTACGACCACAACATCAAGAACCACGACCACCATACCAACAACAACGACCACCATACCAACAACAACGACCACCATGCCAACAACAACGACCACCATGCCAACATCAACGACCACCATGCCAACAACCTCGAccacaacaccaacaaccaCGACAACCATGCTAACAACAGCGACCACCATGCCAACAATAACGACCACCATGCCAACACCAACGACCACCACGCCAATAACAACGACcaccacaccaacaacaacgaccaCCACGCCAACAACCACGTCCTCAACACCAACAACCACAACcccaacgacaacaacaacacgaacaACAACGAcctcaacaccaacaacaacaacagtgacACCAACAACATCTGCAAtaccaacaactacaacaacgcTAACAACGACAACAATGCCAACAACGTCCTCAACACCACCgccaacgacgacgacaaccacaacaacaccgCCAACAACAACCACATCATCAACgtcgacaacagcaacaactacaCCAGTGTCAACAACGACAACGGCGACTACATTTCCTCCGGTCACAACAACGACTACAATACAATCcgaagcaacaacaacgacgacaacaacaccaccaccatga
- the LOC138972238 gene encoding uncharacterized protein, producing MALTFYIIASVFGLFATLHAATVRTTHFEDVGFHDHIYAAPFLFERNTRHLFRCGRQCSQNNACKVFAFYRVHGSSPYSCRGYDVELNDLLSFPREFVLQASTFVRVMTPVETYTTTPETTPTTATTPPNTTTTTTTTTTTTAPAP from the exons ATGGCGCTCACATTTTACATCATCGCTTCTGTATTCGGTCTCTTTGCAACTCTACACGCTGCGACAGTTCGAACGACTCATTTTGAAGACGTGGGATTTCACGATCACATCTACGCTGCCCCGTTTCTTTTCGAGCGAAACACTCGCCACTTGTTCCGCTGTGGAAGGCAGTGCTCTCAGAACAACGCCTGCAAGGTCTTCGCTTTCTACAGGGTCCATGGTTCGAGTCCTTACTCCTGTCGTGGATATGATGTGGAGCTTAACGACTTGCTGTCGTTCCCGAGAGAGTTTGTTCTGCAGGCGTCGACGTTTGTACGAG TGATGACGCCAGTAGAAACGTACACCACTACGCCggaaaccacccccaccaccgccaccacaccacccaacaccaccacaaccaccaccaccaccaccaccaccactgcgCCAGCACCCTGA